A stretch of the Bacillus licheniformis DSM 13 = ATCC 14580 genome encodes the following:
- a CDS encoding carbonic anhydrase: MEENKKILMIIGMEKQLEQTICRAANIQPEDALVLKSVFPDISQPYGDFMRDIITLVHRNKAEEIWIVRDKYEPSADEDISDLLNRDKDLKDRMQTLEYLFQNCSPEFTQGSIDEWLSPSENVAEGVQKSVAAIRRHPLIPLHVKVKGFLIDKSVLTEVEALNKNGAR, translated from the coding sequence ATGGAAGAAAACAAAAAAATACTCATGATTATCGGAATGGAGAAACAGCTTGAACAGACCATCTGCCGGGCAGCAAATATTCAGCCGGAGGACGCCCTCGTTTTAAAAAGCGTCTTCCCTGATATTTCACAGCCCTACGGTGATTTCATGAGGGATATCATCACCCTTGTCCACCGGAACAAAGCGGAAGAAATCTGGATTGTCCGCGACAAATACGAACCATCGGCAGATGAAGATATTTCTGACCTTTTAAATAGAGACAAAGATTTAAAAGATAGAATGCAAACTTTAGAGTACCTTTTCCAAAACTGCAGTCCGGAATTTACGCAAGGCAGCATTGATGAATGGCTGTCACCGAGCGAAAACGTGGCCGAAGGTGTACAAAAAAGCGTCGCCGCCATCCGCAGGCACCCGTTAATCCCTTTGCACGTCAAAGTGAAAGGATTTCTAATCGATAAATCGGTTTTAACGGAAGTTGAAGCTTTAAACAAAAACGGAGCCCGTTAA
- a CDS encoding DUF2309 domain-containing protein, translating into MKAAPTLSKQLIFQYEHQTADFNMDELVQSAARVIAPLWPIETFAARHPWMGLEEQTFEQTARQLKQQLHVDIYPKSSIFRSAKQRGEIDETILEKKLINWLDSHQPGMQRETAEAFCKAALKLDEIPGQLLRSRQVKKLAKQAARGTIDGRKTSFIKPLSVFAGQKSAHLLDHHVIKWCKLFLDESQSAWRLPHREKGFYSAWRQLVEHDPALSRAERQRLNGWPEEPRDAMKKALRAFDISNADVQAYLEAHLLSLPGWAGMMLWRSQQSQDEEELLLEYLAVRLSMEWMLVEPYLPLPKPNPEKEMQLVPLIASWLHWGGLTPEEWLELSAAEQKARLTLARRFDDITRRRLWLEAWEQTYAAEVRKLITANKPAAADKSETVLAQFAFCIDVRSEPFRRALEKSGPFETYGTAGFFNMAIETCELGTKHSHSSLPVILKPQHRVEETAEELPFKSYQEHKKAAASLSSAFKTMKQNLLAGMLLPEVSGPWLSLQMAARSLVPRAAGQAFRNARKTWLKKPQTKLSLDRTETSEAGIPVGFTEEEKAAYARQALKMMGITDRFAPLVVICGHGSRSTNNPYASALDCGACGGASGAFNARVLAALCNLPSVRERLRSDGIFIPDDTVFAAAEHITTLDELHWLYVPELPAKAQQAFDRINSVLPDVSRTVGAERLEELPQLGYQNPRNEVERFAEDWSEIRPEWGLARNASFIIGTRRLTRGADLEGRAFLHSYDWRNDEDGSILSGIISGPGTVAQWINLQYYASTVAPHYYGSGNKATQTVTAGLGVMQGNASDLLAGLPWQSVMRSDDEIYHAPLRLLIVIEAPDDDIERLLDRDHSFRQKAENGWIHLASINPEGKWKNWTNTINE; encoded by the coding sequence ATGAAAGCAGCACCCACATTGTCTAAACAATTGATATTCCAATATGAACATCAGACTGCGGACTTTAATATGGATGAGTTGGTTCAATCAGCAGCACGGGTCATCGCGCCGCTTTGGCCGATTGAAACCTTTGCCGCTCGTCATCCGTGGATGGGCCTTGAAGAACAAACATTTGAACAGACGGCCCGGCAGCTTAAACAGCAGCTTCATGTTGATATCTACCCAAAGTCCTCCATTTTCCGTTCCGCAAAACAACGGGGAGAAATCGATGAAACGATTCTTGAAAAAAAGCTGATCAATTGGCTCGATTCACATCAGCCCGGCATGCAGAGGGAAACAGCGGAGGCATTTTGCAAAGCCGCCCTCAAGCTGGACGAAATACCTGGACAGCTCTTGAGATCCCGGCAAGTGAAAAAGCTTGCCAAACAAGCGGCCCGCGGGACAATCGATGGCCGAAAAACAAGCTTTATCAAACCGCTCAGCGTTTTTGCCGGACAGAAAAGTGCTCACCTCCTTGACCATCATGTGATTAAATGGTGCAAGCTGTTCCTTGATGAATCACAATCGGCATGGCGGCTTCCGCATCGTGAGAAAGGGTTTTACAGCGCATGGCGGCAGCTTGTTGAACATGATCCCGCTCTGTCGCGCGCAGAACGCCAACGCCTGAATGGATGGCCGGAAGAGCCGCGGGACGCTATGAAAAAAGCGCTCCGAGCGTTTGATATTTCCAATGCAGACGTTCAGGCATACCTTGAAGCTCATCTGCTTTCTCTGCCGGGATGGGCCGGGATGATGCTTTGGCGTTCTCAGCAATCGCAGGACGAAGAAGAACTGCTGCTCGAGTATTTGGCTGTCCGGCTTTCAATGGAATGGATGCTTGTTGAGCCTTATTTACCGCTGCCTAAGCCGAATCCTGAAAAAGAGATGCAGCTCGTTCCTTTGATTGCGTCCTGGCTGCATTGGGGCGGCCTTACGCCTGAAGAATGGCTCGAACTTTCCGCAGCAGAGCAAAAAGCGAGATTAACACTCGCCCGCCGCTTTGATGATATAACGCGCAGGCGTCTCTGGCTGGAAGCTTGGGAACAAACATACGCCGCTGAGGTAAGGAAGCTCATCACGGCAAACAAACCTGCCGCTGCTGACAAAAGCGAAACGGTGCTGGCCCAATTCGCATTTTGTATTGACGTCCGTTCAGAGCCGTTCCGCAGGGCATTGGAAAAGTCAGGCCCTTTTGAAACATATGGAACAGCGGGCTTTTTCAATATGGCAATCGAAACGTGCGAACTAGGCACTAAACACAGCCACAGCTCTCTGCCGGTCATCCTAAAACCGCAGCATCGAGTAGAAGAAACGGCCGAAGAATTACCCTTTAAGTCGTATCAAGAACATAAAAAAGCGGCAGCCTCACTGAGCTCCGCCTTTAAAACGATGAAACAGAATCTATTGGCGGGCATGCTGCTTCCCGAAGTGAGCGGGCCTTGGCTGAGCCTGCAAATGGCCGCGCGCAGCCTTGTCCCCCGCGCAGCCGGCCAAGCATTCAGAAATGCGCGGAAAACATGGCTGAAGAAGCCTCAGACAAAGCTCTCGCTTGATCGCACGGAAACATCTGAAGCCGGCATTCCGGTCGGATTTACGGAAGAAGAAAAAGCCGCCTATGCCAGACAGGCATTAAAGATGATGGGGATCACAGACCGGTTCGCTCCGCTGGTTGTCATTTGCGGGCACGGCAGCAGAAGCACGAATAACCCTTATGCATCGGCACTGGACTGCGGCGCCTGCGGAGGCGCATCTGGCGCTTTCAACGCACGCGTCCTAGCCGCTTTATGCAATCTTCCAAGCGTCAGAGAGAGGCTTCGCTCCGACGGCATTTTTATTCCGGATGATACGGTATTCGCTGCCGCAGAGCACATTACAACTTTGGATGAACTGCACTGGCTCTATGTACCTGAGCTGCCGGCTAAAGCTCAACAAGCGTTTGACCGCATCAACTCTGTGCTTCCCGATGTGAGCCGTACTGTCGGAGCCGAACGCTTAGAAGAGCTGCCGCAGCTCGGCTATCAAAATCCGCGGAATGAAGTTGAGCGCTTCGCCGAAGATTGGAGCGAAATCCGTCCCGAATGGGGGCTGGCCCGAAATGCCTCATTCATCATCGGCACACGCCGGCTTACACGGGGGGCCGACCTTGAGGGAAGGGCTTTTCTGCACAGCTATGACTGGCGGAATGACGAGGACGGCTCCATCCTTAGCGGCATCATTTCAGGGCCTGGAACAGTGGCCCAATGGATCAATCTGCAGTATTACGCGTCAACCGTTGCACCGCATTATTATGGAAGCGGAAATAAAGCAACTCAAACCGTCACTGCCGGTCTCGGCGTTATGCAAGGAAATGCAAGCGATCTTTTGGCCGGTCTCCCATGGCAGTCCGTCATGCGGTCAGATGACGAAATCTATCATGCGCCTCTCAGGCTGCTGATCGTGATTGAAGCGCCGGATGATGATATCGAACGGCTCCTTGACCGCGATCACAGCTTCCGGCAAAAGGCGGAGAACGGATGGATTCATCTGGCATCTATTAATCCGGAGGGAAAATGGAAGAACTGGACAAACACGATAAATGAATGA
- a CDS encoding NADH dehydrogenase subunit 5 codes for MFDMLDSLFWLKIFFASLALCLFSALLVLNRKVPLAYVRIHAKIIALPPLAALAALITANPGQAEASWRLDSLAWLIALFVLTIGFIVQRYSVRYLFGDRSYRKFFVLLTLTTGGASCAWLNDDLRWLLLCWGITLLGLTALIGLNSAWQAAKNAALYAGRIFALSWLAIAAAALWLSLSTGHWRLSSAIAEESLVQLSSWEKTGIGLLVILTVMIPAAQWPFHRWLLDSAIAPTPVSAVMHAGLVNVGGVMLTRFAPMFSGDVLQLILLVPAVLSVLLGTGMMIVQTDYKRQLAASTVAQMGFMLVQCALGAYIAAVIHLILHGLFKAALFLQAGSAVRRYESFASKPGRPALFWNMIGGVFALALVIGIWASATDDGYQLISALVLGWALFIAWRQLVTANYGRVTRIAGLFILTGASLAFAIIHSVLHGLLKDAVVQGAEPPAMAAVLTAVVLLAGSAAGALIVRQRFAWSGALYLRLVKTGEPHFESVEERPNYLDQYLTQGGRQS; via the coding sequence ATGTTTGATATGCTAGATTCTTTATTTTGGCTGAAAATATTTTTCGCGTCGCTTGCGCTTTGTTTGTTCAGCGCACTGCTCGTCCTGAATCGAAAGGTTCCATTGGCATATGTACGGATTCATGCCAAAATCATCGCCCTGCCTCCGCTTGCCGCGCTGGCAGCATTGATAACGGCAAATCCCGGGCAGGCTGAAGCTTCTTGGCGCTTGGATTCGCTTGCTTGGCTGATCGCCTTGTTTGTCTTGACTATCGGCTTCATCGTCCAGCGCTACTCTGTCCGGTATTTATTCGGCGACCGCTCCTACCGTAAATTTTTTGTGCTGCTGACGCTTACGACAGGAGGAGCTTCATGCGCCTGGCTGAACGATGATCTTCGCTGGCTCCTTTTATGCTGGGGGATCACGCTGCTCGGCTTGACTGCGCTAATCGGCTTAAACAGCGCGTGGCAGGCGGCGAAAAATGCCGCTTTGTATGCGGGCCGGATCTTTGCGCTCAGCTGGCTGGCGATAGCAGCTGCCGCTCTTTGGCTGTCTCTTTCGACGGGACACTGGCGATTATCATCCGCCATAGCGGAAGAAAGCCTTGTACAGCTCAGCTCATGGGAGAAAACCGGGATCGGCCTCCTCGTCATTTTAACGGTGATGATTCCTGCGGCACAGTGGCCGTTTCATCGTTGGCTGCTCGATTCAGCAATCGCTCCGACTCCCGTTTCCGCAGTCATGCACGCCGGACTTGTAAATGTAGGCGGCGTCATGCTGACTCGTTTTGCACCGATGTTCAGCGGTGATGTACTGCAGCTTATTCTGCTTGTACCCGCCGTCCTTTCCGTCTTGCTCGGAACGGGCATGATGATCGTCCAAACGGACTACAAGCGGCAGCTCGCAGCTTCAACGGTCGCGCAGATGGGTTTTATGCTCGTCCAATGCGCATTAGGGGCCTATATTGCGGCTGTTATTCACCTCATTTTGCACGGCCTGTTCAAAGCCGCCCTTTTCCTGCAAGCCGGATCAGCGGTGCGCCGTTATGAATCGTTCGCATCTAAACCGGGCAGACCGGCTCTTTTTTGGAACATGATAGGCGGCGTCTTTGCTCTTGCTCTCGTCATCGGAATCTGGGCCTCAGCTACGGACGATGGCTATCAATTGATCAGCGCCCTTGTTTTAGGCTGGGCACTGTTCATTGCTTGGAGGCAGCTTGTCACAGCCAATTACGGACGCGTCACACGAATTGCCGGACTTTTCATTTTAACAGGGGCTTCACTCGCGTTCGCCATCATTCATTCCGTTTTACACGGGCTCCTGAAGGATGCTGTTGTACAGGGGGCTGAGCCGCCTGCAATGGCGGCCGTTTTGACGGCAGTCGTTTTGTTAGCCGGCAGTGCGGCCGGCGCGTTGATCGTTCGGCAGCGCTTTGCATGGTCCGGCGCACTTTATTTACGTCTTGTGAAAACGGGTGAACCCCATTTCGAATCGGTCGAAGAACGGCCGAATTATCTTGACCAATATCTTACTCAGGGAGGTCGCCAATCATGA
- a CDS encoding DUF2294 domain-containing protein, whose protein sequence is MEKQKVTKGSLEAEISKALTQWEKDYLGRGSVSVKTDIIRNMVIVSLNGILTPAEYELCSTKEGLLSIKRTRSGLVESGIEQLSRMMKKLTGEETISFHTDISTRTGERIMVFKLANDLQKKLS, encoded by the coding sequence TTGGAAAAACAGAAGGTGACGAAGGGGTCTTTGGAGGCGGAGATAAGCAAAGCCTTAACCCAATGGGAAAAAGACTATTTGGGACGCGGATCCGTATCTGTTAAAACAGATATTATAAGAAATATGGTCATCGTTTCCCTGAACGGTATTTTGACGCCCGCCGAATACGAACTTTGCAGTACAAAAGAAGGCCTGCTGTCAATTAAAAGAACCCGCTCCGGTTTGGTGGAATCGGGTATAGAGCAGCTGAGCCGCATGATGAAGAAGCTGACCGGTGAAGAGACGATCAGCTTTCATACGGATATCAGCACGCGCACAGGCGAACGGATTATGGTGTTTAAATTGGCAAACGACCTGCAAAAAAAATTGTCATAG
- a CDS encoding DJ-1 family glyoxalase III → MKKAYVFLIDGFEEIEAIATIDVLRRAEVETVTVSLDPSRSVKGGHDIVVEADVMFDDADWQEADMLILPGGNVGSKKMLEHQALHKMLTEAANAGKYVAAICAATMTLGKTGLVSGKKATCYPGVEEHLTGADVTAHENVVVDGNIITSRGPATTIPFALKLAELLNGKEKAGAVAKGMLVC, encoded by the coding sequence ATGAAGAAAGCGTATGTTTTTTTAATCGACGGATTCGAAGAAATTGAAGCGATAGCAACAATTGATGTTTTACGAAGGGCAGAAGTTGAGACCGTCACCGTCTCGCTTGATCCATCGCGCAGCGTGAAAGGCGGACATGACATTGTCGTCGAGGCAGACGTCATGTTTGACGATGCTGATTGGCAAGAAGCGGATATGCTGATTCTTCCGGGCGGAAATGTAGGCAGCAAAAAAATGCTGGAGCATCAAGCTCTGCATAAGATGCTGACAGAAGCGGCAAATGCAGGAAAATATGTTGCCGCCATTTGTGCGGCAACGATGACGCTCGGAAAAACGGGGCTTGTCAGCGGAAAAAAAGCGACCTGCTATCCGGGAGTTGAAGAACATTTAACAGGGGCGGATGTCACCGCACATGAAAACGTCGTCGTTGATGGAAATATCATTACTTCCAGAGGGCCGGCGACCACGATCCCGTTTGCCCTCAAGCTTGCCGAACTGCTGAACGGCAAGGAAAAAGCCGGTGCAGTCGCCAAGGGAATGCTCGTCTGCTAA
- a CDS encoding thiamine pyrophosphate-dependent dehydrogenase E1 component subunit alpha, giving the protein MEEALTKEKAVWMYQKMLEIRYFEDQVHQLFAKGILPGFVHLYAGEEAVAAGVCAHLNDEDTITSTHRGHGHCIAKGCDLKGMMAEIYGKSAGLCKGKGGSMHIADFDKGMLGANGIVGGGFPLACGAALTAKYKKTKNVSVCFFGDGANNQGTFHEGINLAAIWKLPVIFVAENNGYGEATPFSYASSCESIADRAAAYGIPGVRVDGKDAAAVFQAAGRAIERAKNGEGPTLIECMTYRNYGHFEGDAQRYKTNEEKAVHQEEKDAIAVFKSELLAKGLMSEEEQSRIEKEVEEAVEEAVAFSEKSAYPEETELLTDVYVSY; this is encoded by the coding sequence ATGGAAGAGGCACTGACAAAGGAAAAAGCAGTGTGGATGTATCAAAAAATGCTGGAAATCCGCTATTTCGAAGATCAGGTTCATCAGCTGTTTGCTAAAGGAATACTGCCGGGTTTTGTCCATCTTTACGCCGGAGAAGAAGCGGTCGCTGCGGGCGTCTGCGCTCATCTGAATGATGAAGACACCATCACGAGCACACATCGCGGCCATGGGCACTGCATTGCAAAAGGGTGCGACTTGAAAGGCATGATGGCCGAGATATACGGAAAATCTGCAGGACTTTGTAAAGGAAAAGGCGGATCGATGCATATTGCAGACTTTGACAAAGGGATGCTAGGCGCAAACGGAATCGTCGGCGGGGGATTTCCTTTGGCCTGCGGAGCAGCTCTCACTGCAAAGTATAAAAAGACTAAAAATGTAAGCGTTTGCTTTTTTGGCGACGGCGCCAACAACCAGGGGACATTTCACGAAGGGATCAACCTTGCCGCCATCTGGAAGCTCCCTGTCATATTTGTCGCCGAAAACAACGGGTATGGCGAAGCGACTCCGTTTTCCTATGCGTCAAGCTGCGAGTCGATCGCAGATCGTGCGGCCGCTTATGGGATTCCGGGCGTTCGCGTTGATGGAAAAGATGCGGCCGCGGTCTTCCAGGCTGCGGGCCGGGCGATAGAGCGTGCCAAAAACGGAGAAGGACCGACGCTCATTGAGTGTATGACATACCGGAACTACGGCCATTTTGAAGGAGATGCCCAGCGCTACAAAACAAATGAAGAAAAAGCGGTGCATCAGGAAGAAAAAGATGCCATTGCCGTGTTCAAAAGCGAACTGCTGGCAAAAGGGCTGATGAGTGAAGAAGAGCAGTCGCGGATTGAAAAAGAAGTTGAAGAAGCGGTCGAGGAAGCGGTCGCATTCAGCGAAAAAAGCGCTTATCCGGAAGAAACCGAACTGCTGACGGATGTATATGTATCCTATTAA
- a CDS encoding alpha-ketoacid dehydrogenase subunit beta yields MTREISMSAALNEAIKLAMRRDDHVILMGEDVAGGANVDHLQDDEAWGGVLGVTKGIVQEFGRERVLDTPISEAGYIGAAMAAASTGLRPIAELMFNDFIGTCLDQVLNQGAKFRYMFGGKAEVPITIRTTHGAGFRAAAQHSQSLYALFTSIPGLKVIVPSTPYDAKGLLLAAIEDQDPVIFFEDKTLYNMTGDVPEEYYTLPIGKADIKRKGADVTIVAIGKQVHTALQAAEQLSARGIEAEILDPRSLSPLDEEAVLASVEKTNRLVIVDEANPRCSIAADIASLAADKGFDSLDAPVKKVTAPHTPVPFSPPLEDLYLPTPEKVVNTVLEMLGETSTHTV; encoded by the coding sequence ATGACGAGGGAAATCAGCATGTCAGCCGCATTGAATGAAGCGATCAAACTTGCGATGAGAAGGGACGATCACGTCATTTTAATGGGGGAAGATGTCGCAGGAGGAGCGAATGTCGATCATCTGCAGGATGATGAAGCATGGGGCGGTGTGCTCGGCGTCACGAAAGGGATTGTTCAGGAATTTGGACGGGAGCGCGTCCTTGATACGCCGATCAGTGAAGCGGGGTACATCGGCGCAGCCATGGCTGCTGCTTCAACCGGTTTAAGGCCGATCGCGGAATTGATGTTTAACGATTTTATCGGAACATGTTTGGACCAGGTGCTGAACCAGGGAGCGAAATTCCGCTACATGTTTGGCGGCAAAGCGGAAGTTCCGATTACGATCCGGACGACCCACGGCGCCGGCTTTAGGGCGGCCGCCCAGCATTCGCAAAGCTTGTATGCCCTATTTACAAGCATTCCCGGACTGAAAGTGATTGTGCCGTCGACCCCGTACGACGCAAAAGGATTATTGCTCGCTGCGATTGAAGATCAGGACCCGGTTATCTTTTTTGAAGACAAAACGCTGTACAACATGACAGGCGATGTGCCGGAAGAATATTACACGCTTCCAATCGGAAAAGCAGATATCAAGCGGAAAGGCGCCGATGTAACGATTGTTGCAATCGGCAAACAGGTTCATACGGCGCTTCAAGCGGCGGAACAGCTCTCAGCGCGGGGAATCGAAGCCGAAATCCTTGATCCGCGAAGCCTTTCGCCGCTTGATGAAGAGGCCGTCCTTGCATCCGTAGAAAAAACAAACAGGCTTGTGATCGTCGATGAGGCCAATCCGAGATGCAGCATCGCCGCGGATATCGCATCATTGGCGGCAGATAAAGGATTTGATTCGCTTGACGCACCGGTTAAAAAGGTGACGGCTCCGCATACGCCGGTGCCATTTTCACCGCCTCTTGAAGACCTGTATTTGCCGACGCCGGAAAAAGTCGTGAACACCGTGCTTGAGATGCTCGGAGAAACATCAACACATACGGTGTAA
- a CDS encoding dihydrolipoamide acetyltransferase family protein, whose product MRCKDWKGEENMAVEVVMPKLGMSMKEGTVSVWNKKVGEAVEKGESIASINSEKIEMEIESPANGTVLDIQVSEGEGVPPGTVICRIGNENEQTQESQTKQPDPTKERIKISPAARKIAQSANIDIKTLKGTGPGGRITKADVLQALPGRPNKQAAKAEAEERPPASPMRKTIAARMTESLQNSAQLTITMKADITKLTVLQKQLNETAQSRYDTKLTITDFAARAAVFSLLDHPAMNSVYQDGRLATFEHVHLGVAAALDEGLAVPVIRHAERLPLIELAKKIKWYAKKAREGRLLHDEIEGSTFTITNLGAYGVEHFTPILNPPETGILGVGQMYSAPVYQDGELTKGAILPLSLTFDHRALDGAPAAAFLSDVKNYLEDPASILL is encoded by the coding sequence ATACGGTGTAAAGATTGGAAAGGAGAGGAGAACATGGCTGTCGAAGTGGTCATGCCGAAATTGGGGATGTCGATGAAAGAAGGTACGGTTTCCGTCTGGAATAAAAAAGTCGGGGAAGCCGTTGAAAAAGGAGAAAGCATTGCCAGCATCAATTCCGAAAAAATCGAAATGGAAATCGAATCTCCGGCAAACGGAACCGTGTTGGACATCCAAGTATCTGAAGGAGAGGGAGTGCCGCCGGGAACCGTCATCTGCCGCATCGGAAATGAAAACGAACAAACGCAGGAGAGCCAAACAAAACAGCCGGATCCCACGAAAGAACGGATTAAAATTTCTCCGGCTGCGCGCAAAATTGCGCAAAGCGCAAATATAGACATCAAAACGCTGAAGGGCACAGGCCCCGGGGGGAGAATTACGAAAGCGGATGTGTTGCAGGCGCTTCCCGGCCGGCCGAACAAGCAGGCGGCTAAGGCTGAAGCTGAAGAGCGGCCGCCGGCAAGCCCGATGAGGAAAACGATAGCCGCAAGAATGACGGAAAGCCTGCAAAACAGCGCCCAGCTGACGATTACGATGAAGGCGGACATCACGAAATTAACAGTCCTGCAAAAACAGCTTAATGAAACCGCTCAATCAAGATACGATACGAAGCTGACGATCACTGATTTTGCCGCCAGGGCAGCTGTTTTTTCGCTTTTGGATCATCCGGCCATGAACAGTGTTTATCAAGACGGAAGGCTTGCGACCTTTGAGCATGTTCATTTAGGAGTGGCGGCCGCTTTGGACGAAGGCCTGGCCGTTCCCGTCATCCGCCATGCCGAGCGGCTCCCGCTGATCGAATTGGCCAAGAAAATCAAATGGTACGCCAAAAAAGCGCGGGAAGGCCGGCTTCTACACGATGAAATAGAAGGATCGACATTTACGATTACAAACCTCGGCGCATATGGTGTCGAGCACTTTACCCCGATCTTGAATCCGCCGGAAACCGGGATACTCGGAGTCGGCCAAATGTATTCGGCACCCGTTTATCAAGACGGAGAACTGACAAAGGGCGCCATTCTGCCGCTCAGTCTGACTTTTGATCACCGCGCGCTTGATGGTGCGCCTGCTGCAGCATTCCTTTCAGATGTGAAAAACTATTTGGAAGATCCGGCATCAATTCTTTTATAG
- the lpdA gene encoding dihydrolipoyl dehydrogenase, with protein MTLAIIGGGPAGYVAAITAAKNSREVILIEDGSLGGTCLNEGCIPTKALLESADMFEKIKSAGAFGIGLSGESPTVQWEAVQSRKREIIQRLAGGIEYLMNKNKIKVLQGKASFLSEHDILVEKDGKQEVINAGHVIIAAGAAPAALPFASFDGSWIIHSGDAMSLPSIPETIFIIGGGIIGCEFASIYSRLGANVIIAEQAEQILPEEDPDIAAFLRTSLEESGVRVFTSVQVERLDPARQRVFLKNGDDSFNIQADRCLVAVGRKPRTDDLKLDHIGVQYDRKGIHVNQHMQTNIPHIYACGDITGGVQLAHAAFHEGTVAASHASGRDMKVNSDIIPRCIYTSPEIASVGLNEKKARERYRDVRIGEFPFSSNGKALILNETAGKVKIIIEPEYQEIVGVSIVGPGATELIGQAAVMLHAELTADAMEHFIAAHPTLSETIHEALLQAAGRAIHC; from the coding sequence GTGACACTTGCAATTATAGGAGGGGGACCTGCGGGTTACGTGGCGGCGATTACAGCGGCCAAAAATAGCAGAGAAGTCATCCTGATTGAAGATGGTTCCCTCGGAGGAACGTGTTTAAATGAAGGATGCATACCGACCAAAGCGCTTCTTGAAAGCGCAGATATGTTCGAGAAAATAAAATCCGCCGGCGCATTCGGAATCGGGCTGTCAGGCGAAAGCCCGACGGTTCAGTGGGAGGCCGTCCAAAGCCGTAAGAGAGAGATCATTCAGCGGCTCGCCGGGGGTATTGAATATTTGATGAATAAAAATAAAATCAAGGTTCTGCAAGGAAAAGCATCGTTTTTGTCCGAACACGACATACTTGTTGAAAAGGACGGAAAACAGGAGGTCATCAATGCCGGGCATGTGATTATAGCGGCAGGGGCAGCACCTGCCGCACTGCCTTTTGCGTCTTTTGACGGGAGCTGGATCATCCACAGCGGAGATGCCATGTCATTGCCGTCCATCCCTGAAACGATTTTTATTATCGGCGGAGGAATCATCGGCTGTGAATTTGCCAGTATATACAGCAGGCTGGGAGCGAACGTGATCATAGCCGAGCAGGCGGAACAGATTCTGCCTGAGGAAGATCCGGATATTGCCGCCTTTCTTCGCACAAGTCTCGAGGAGTCCGGCGTCCGTGTTTTCACATCTGTACAAGTGGAGCGTCTTGATCCTGCCAGGCAGCGCGTCTTTCTGAAAAATGGCGATGACAGCTTTAATATTCAAGCTGATCGATGTCTCGTCGCCGTCGGCCGAAAGCCGAGGACTGATGATCTGAAGCTTGACCATATCGGAGTCCAATATGACAGGAAAGGGATTCATGTCAACCAGCATATGCAGACAAACATCCCGCATATTTATGCGTGCGGGGATATCACAGGCGGGGTTCAGCTGGCGCATGCCGCTTTTCACGAAGGAACCGTCGCCGCATCCCATGCCTCAGGCAGAGACATGAAGGTCAACAGTGACATTATTCCGCGCTGCATCTATACTTCGCCTGAAATCGCAAGCGTCGGCTTAAATGAAAAAAAGGCGAGGGAGCGCTACAGGGATGTTCGTATCGGAGAGTTTCCGTTTTCTTCAAACGGAAAAGCGCTTATTTTGAATGAAACTGCCGGCAAGGTCAAAATCATCATAGAGCCGGAGTATCAGGAAATTGTCGGGGTTTCGATCGTGGGTCCGGGAGCAACCGAACTGATCGGCCAGGCAGCCGTAATGTTGCATGCAGAGCTGACGGCAGACGCAATGGAGCACTTCATCGCGGCCCATCCGACTCTTTCGGAAACGATTCACGAAGCTTTGCTGCAAGCCGCAGGTCGGGCCATTCACTGCTGA